In Tolypothrix sp. NIES-4075, the following proteins share a genomic window:
- a CDS encoding SAM-dependent methyltransferase: protein MKLAIFDIDGTLTKTNDVDSQCFVKAFALEFGIKDINTNWASYGHTTDSGITLQIFQEFLGRIPEESELSRLQHRFVDLLQECYTADNTLFAEVPGAAVMLRQLRETENWAIAFATGGWCASASMKLDSVKLDVGQLPTASADDGISREDIVKTAISRAKALYAESDFEKIVCIGDGIWDVLTAVQLQLDFVGVASGEQKIILQDAGVEQIIEDFVNFDDFLQALNTASIPKPKKLLEVEKRSLPPSYFEALYGTNPDPWKFETSEYEAKKYAATIAALPKRYKSAFEIGGSIGVLTEKLASKCDSLLSIEVSKLAQEKAIKRCQHLKQVRFKIMRLPEQYPEEMFDLVLVSEVGYYWCWEDLQKAKQCILEHLEPGGHLLLVHWTEYARDYPLNGDQVHDSFIELIPNKLRHLKGQREEQYRLDLFERV, encoded by the coding sequence ATGAAATTAGCAATTTTTGATATTGATGGAACGCTGACTAAAACAAACGATGTTGATAGCCAGTGCTTTGTGAAAGCCTTTGCTTTAGAGTTTGGCATTAAAGATATTAACACGAACTGGGCTAGTTATGGACACACAACCGACTCTGGGATAACTTTGCAAATTTTTCAGGAGTTTCTCGGACGTATTCCCGAAGAAAGTGAATTATCTCGGCTTCAGCATCGCTTTGTCGATTTGTTGCAGGAATGCTACACAGCGGATAATACATTGTTTGCGGAAGTACCTGGAGCAGCCGTAATGTTGCGGCAATTGCGAGAAACAGAAAATTGGGCGATCGCTTTCGCAACGGGAGGATGGTGTGCATCAGCTTCCATGAAGTTGGACAGTGTAAAGCTAGATGTTGGACAATTGCCCACAGCGTCTGCCGATGATGGTATTTCTCGTGAAGATATTGTCAAAACCGCAATATCTAGAGCGAAAGCGTTATATGCTGAATCAGATTTTGAAAAAATTGTTTGTATCGGTGATGGAATTTGGGATGTTTTAACTGCTGTGCAGCTGCAACTAGATTTTGTAGGTGTCGCTAGCGGTGAACAAAAAATCATCTTGCAGGATGCGGGAGTTGAACAGATTATCGAAGACTTTGTAAACTTTGATGATTTTTTACAAGCTTTGAATACTGCAAGCATCCCCAAGCCGAAAAAATTATTAGAGGTAGAAAAGCGATCGCTTCCCCCAAGTTATTTTGAAGCACTTTACGGCACTAATCCAGATCCGTGGAAATTTGAAACCAGTGAATACGAAGCGAAGAAATATGCTGCAACAATTGCTGCTTTACCGAAACGCTATAAATCTGCTTTTGAAATTGGCGGTTCAATTGGCGTTTTAACTGAAAAACTAGCTTCTAAATGTGACTCTTTGCTTTCAATTGAAGTGTCAAAGCTAGCTCAAGAAAAAGCAATTAAACGTTGTCAGCACTTAAAGCAAGTGCGATTTAAAATCATGCGTTTACCAGAACAGTATCCTGAGGAAATGTTTGATTTAGTTTTAGTGTCGGAAGTTGGTTACTACTGGTGCTGGGAAGACTTGCAAAAAGCAAAGCAGTGCATTTTAGAACATTTGGAACCTGGAGGACATTTGCTTTTAGTTCACTGGACAGAGTATGCGCGTGATTATCCCCTGAATGGCGATCAAGTTCACGATTCATTTATAGAGTTAATCCCGAATAAATTACGACATTTAAAAGGTCAACGCGAAGAACAATATCGACTTGATTTATTTGAGCGAGTTTGA
- a CDS encoding AGE family epimerase/isomerase → MEHDLKALAELYKNALLNDVLSFWEKHSLDDQQGGYFTCLDRQGNVYDTDKFIWLQNRQLWTFSMLYNQLEKRENWLKIAVHGANFLAQHGRDVDGNWYFALTREGQPLVQPYNIFSDCFAAMAFSQYALAGGEDWAKNLAMQAYNNVLRRKENPKGNYNKTYPGTRPMKALAVPMILANLTLEMEWLLPKETLDNVLEMTVKEVMSDFLDQERGLMYENVALDGSHINCFEGRLINPGHGIEAMWFIMDIAHRKNDMKTINQAVDVVLNILNFAWDSEYGGLYYFMDANGHPPQQLEWDQKLWWVHLESLVALAMGYHLTGREVCWEWYQKMHDYTWSHFADPQYGEWFGYLNRRGEVLLNLKGGKWKGCFHVPRALYLCWQQFEALSVKSV, encoded by the coding sequence ATGGAACACGACTTGAAAGCGCTTGCTGAACTTTATAAAAACGCGCTCCTCAACGATGTACTTTCATTTTGGGAAAAACACTCGCTCGACGATCAGCAAGGCGGCTATTTTACCTGCCTGGATCGCCAGGGCAACGTTTATGATACAGATAAATTTATCTGGCTGCAAAACCGCCAGTTGTGGACATTCTCCATGCTCTACAACCAGCTAGAAAAACGGGAAAACTGGCTGAAAATTGCTGTTCATGGAGCTAATTTTCTCGCTCAACATGGTAGAGATGTTGATGGCAACTGGTACTTTGCCCTCACTCGTGAAGGGCAGCCACTGGTTCAGCCCTATAATATTTTTTCTGATTGCTTTGCAGCGATGGCATTTAGCCAATACGCTCTTGCCGGGGGTGAAGATTGGGCAAAAAATTTGGCAATGCAGGCTTACAATAATGTTTTGCGGCGCAAAGAAAACCCAAAGGGCAATTATAACAAAACTTATCCTGGCACGCGCCCGATGAAAGCTTTGGCAGTGCCGATGATTTTAGCCAATCTGACTCTGGAAATGGAATGGTTGCTGCCCAAGGAAACGCTGGATAATGTCTTGGAGATGACTGTTAAGGAAGTGATGAGCGATTTTCTCGACCAGGAACGAGGGCTGATGTATGAAAATGTCGCTCTTGATGGTTCCCATATTAATTGTTTTGAGGGACGGTTAATTAACCCCGGTCACGGCATCGAAGCTATGTGGTTCATTATGGATATTGCCCATCGGAAAAACGATATGAAAACTATTAATCAAGCCGTTGATGTGGTGCTAAATATCCTCAATTTTGCTTGGGATAGTGAGTACGGCGGATTGTATTATTTTATGGATGCAAACGGTCATCCCCCACAGCAATTGGAATGGGATCAAAAGCTCTGGTGGGTACATTTAGAGTCGCTAGTTGCCCTGGCAATGGGCTATCACCTGACGGGACGTGAGGTGTGTTGGGAATGGTATCAAAAAATGCACGATTATACCTGGTCACATTTTGCCGATCCACAGTATGGTGAGTGGTTTGGCTATCTCAATCGCCGTGGGGAAGTACTATTAAATCTTAAAGGTGGCAAATGGAAAGGCTGCTTTCACGTACCGCGTGCGTTGTACCTCTGCTGGCAGCAGTTTGAGGCATTGAGTGTTAAATCAGTTTAA
- a CDS encoding CapA family protein: MANRIGRLLPFSFISFCFCVGISIGIFVRFGQVQRSQAATSEEAIPLLPGYEPEYTPLPSFDLPESDYITIQAVGDVIPGTNYPDRRLPRDRNQLIPKSVRAYLQRADLLFGNLETSLTTYPYSSKDINQGQTFAFRSPPAYAQLFADVGFDVFNMANNHSLDFGKTGFRDTVNNLAAVGIETLGHKNQILYKQVRNVPVAMIGFTTYDIYNSMHDLETAKALVEEARSNANMVIISMQAGAEGTGAMHVKNQTEYFYGEDRGNSMKFARTMIDAGADLVIGHGPHVPRAMEIYKGKLIAYSLGNFLGYRTLSTEAETGYSMILEVKMNPYGELIGSKIIPVRMNRQGIPHIDQRFTTVSLLRYLNKNDFPEKPMKINKKGEIVLANIK, from the coding sequence ATGGCAAATAGAATTGGGCGATTACTCCCATTTAGTTTTATCAGCTTCTGTTTTTGTGTGGGCATTAGTATCGGAATCTTTGTCCGCTTTGGGCAAGTGCAGCGATCGCAAGCTGCAACTTCAGAGGAAGCGATACCTCTTTTACCAGGATATGAGCCAGAATACACGCCACTGCCAAGTTTTGATTTGCCTGAATCGGATTATATTACGATTCAAGCTGTTGGGGATGTGATTCCCGGTACTAATTACCCGGATCGCAGACTTCCACGCGATCGCAATCAGTTAATCCCCAAGTCGGTGAGAGCATACTTGCAAAGAGCCGATTTATTATTCGGTAATCTGGAAACTAGCTTAACTACTTATCCCTACTCATCTAAAGATATCAATCAAGGGCAAACTTTTGCTTTTCGTTCCCCCCCAGCATATGCACAGTTGTTTGCTGATGTTGGGTTTGATGTTTTCAATATGGCAAACAACCATTCATTAGACTTTGGGAAAACGGGATTTAGAGATACAGTTAATAATCTTGCCGCAGTTGGCATTGAAACATTAGGTCATAAAAATCAAATTCTTTATAAACAAGTTCGTAATGTTCCGGTAGCGATGATTGGATTTACTACCTATGATATTTACAACTCAATGCACGATTTAGAAACAGCTAAAGCTCTCGTTGAAGAAGCTAGATCCAACGCGAATATGGTAATTATTTCCATGCAAGCAGGTGCGGAGGGAACCGGGGCAATGCATGTGAAAAATCAAACAGAATATTTCTATGGAGAAGACCGAGGAAATTCGATGAAATTTGCTCGGACAATGATTGATGCTGGGGCAGATTTAGTTATAGGACATGGACCTCACGTTCCGAGAGCGATGGAAATCTATAAAGGTAAACTCATCGCTTATTCATTAGGAAACTTTCTCGGATACCGGACTTTATCAACAGAAGCCGAAACCGGTTATTCAATGATTTTAGAAGTCAAAATGAATCCTTATGGCGAATTAATCGGAAGTAAAATTATCCCGGTTCGCATGAATCGGCAGGGAATTCCGCATATCGATCAGCGGTTTACAACTGTCAGTCTGTTACGTTATTTGAATAAAAATGATTTTCCTGAGAAACCGATGAAGATTAATAAGAAAGGAGAAATTGTCTTAGCGAATATAAAGTAA
- a CDS encoding PIG-L deacetylase family protein, whose translation MTASPLTNPDVLPCRSIKEIANSPVLIVAPHPDDETLGCGGAIALLHSLKCDVRVLVISDGTLSHPNSQKYPAPVLQALRESETLEALTKLGVNPDNVTFCGLQDGSISTQYISAIASCSAYLTEIAPQIIFLPWRYDPHPDHRATSKLIHTALGNLNLSPRIIEYPIWDWDLAQRGNLRESEKVTSWRLDIAAVVELKQQAIACYRSQITNLIDDDPEGFRLTPEMLLNFARPWEVYLEVEN comes from the coding sequence ATGACTGCATCACCGCTAACTAATCCTGATGTTTTGCCTTGTCGGTCTATCAAGGAAATTGCTAATAGTCCGGTACTAATTGTTGCACCTCATCCCGATGATGAGACGTTGGGTTGTGGTGGTGCGATCGCTCTTTTACATTCTCTTAAGTGCGATGTCCGTGTATTGGTTATTAGTGATGGTACGCTTTCTCATCCTAATTCTCAAAAATATCCTGCCCCTGTGCTACAAGCGTTACGCGAAAGCGAAACGCTGGAAGCTTTAACAAAGTTAGGCGTTAATCCCGATAACGTAACATTTTGCGGACTGCAAGATGGGTCAATTTCGACACAATATATTAGTGCGATAGCTAGTTGTAGTGCTTATTTAACAGAAATTGCGCCGCAAATTATCTTTTTACCTTGGCGGTACGATCCTCATCCAGACCACCGAGCAACTTCAAAGTTAATTCACACTGCTTTAGGTAACTTGAATTTATCACCCCGGATTATTGAATATCCTATCTGGGATTGGGACTTGGCGCAACGGGGAAACTTGAGAGAATCGGAAAAAGTAACAAGTTGGCGTCTGGATATTGCTGCGGTGGTGGAGTTGAAACAACAAGCGATCGCTTGCTATCGTTCGCAAATCACCAACTTAATTGACGACGATCCCGAAGGTTTTCGCTTAACACCAGAAATGCTTTTGAATTTCGCTCGTCCTTGGGAAGTATATTTAGAAGTTGAAAATTAA
- a CDS encoding glycosyltransferase, translating to MVYMDKRLHVVVDPGTQLYGDTPALVEKTPLPQCEISVIVPVRNEAETLSATLSALAHQVDLQGQRLDFRRYEIILLLNNCSDNSAAIARNFAQQHPDLVLHIVEKTLRASEAYIGRVRQILMDEAYRRLISIGRKRGVIASTDGDSQVSQTWIAATLYEISCGADAVGGRIITLSSDRATLDPYAKACHLREVGYRYLIAELESYLDPDPYDSFPRHYQHYGASLAVTAQMYAIAGGLPAVRTPEDVAFYHALVRVNARFRHSPLVRVETSARQTGRTDIGLANQLNEWSQMGRQKQAFLVESAAAIETRYSARHQLRIIWFSVLNGKMPTHMQLAPLADTLGVPAQWLMQELKQPYTFGLLFERVEQCSKVQGIWAQRWQKVEIKTAITDLRLRLENLRRGNKKEANKVSTYAF from the coding sequence ATGGTGTACATGGATAAGCGTTTGCATGTGGTTGTTGATCCAGGTACACAACTCTACGGCGATACTCCTGCTTTAGTTGAAAAGACGCCTTTACCGCAATGTGAAATTTCCGTAATTGTTCCGGTTCGCAATGAAGCCGAAACATTGAGCGCAACGCTTTCGGCTTTAGCGCATCAGGTAGATTTACAAGGACAGCGCTTAGATTTCAGGCGGTATGAAATAATTTTGCTACTGAATAATTGTAGTGATAATTCAGCAGCGATAGCCCGAAATTTTGCACAGCAGCATCCAGATTTAGTATTGCACATAGTTGAAAAAACTCTAAGAGCGAGTGAAGCTTATATTGGTCGAGTCCGACAGATTTTGATGGATGAAGCGTATCGTCGCTTAATAAGTATAGGACGCAAGCGAGGAGTAATTGCTTCTACTGATGGCGATTCTCAGGTAAGCCAGACTTGGATCGCTGCGACGCTATATGAAATTAGCTGCGGTGCGGATGCGGTGGGAGGAAGAATTATCACGCTCTCAAGCGATCGCGCAACTTTAGATCCCTACGCCAAAGCTTGTCATCTGCGCGAAGTCGGCTACCGCTACTTGATTGCAGAATTAGAAAGTTACCTTGACCCCGATCCTTATGATAGCTTTCCGCGACACTATCAACACTATGGGGCAAGTTTAGCCGTGACTGCACAGATGTATGCGATCGCTGGCGGTTTACCAGCCGTGCGAACACCGGAAGATGTCGCATTTTATCATGCTTTGGTGCGCGTAAATGCCCGTTTTCGCCACAGTCCGTTAGTGCGGGTAGAAACTTCCGCCAGACAAACCGGACGCACCGACATAGGTTTAGCGAATCAGTTGAACGAATGGTCACAAATGGGACGACAAAAGCAAGCATTTTTAGTAGAATCAGCAGCAGCTATTGAAACTCGTTATTCAGCGCGTCACCAACTAAGAATCATTTGGTTTTCTGTTCTTAACGGAAAGATGCCAACTCACATGCAATTAGCACCTTTAGCAGATACTTTAGGAGTTCCCGCACAATGGCTTATGCAAGAATTAAAACAACCATACACCTTTGGTTTGTTATTTGAGCGAGTTGAACAATGTTCAAAAGTACAAGGAATTTGGGCGCAACGTTGGCAAAAAGTAGAAATTAAAACAGCAATTACTGACTTACGTCTGCGTTTAGAAAATCTGCGTCGTGGTAATAAAAAAGAAGCAAATAAAGTGTCAACTTACGCCTTTTAA
- a CDS encoding FAD-dependent oxidoreductase, translating into MKFAAYCGICILLSAIAVKGILTMQQIEAVVAKVNDLQDGEKRQVSVGDTDVLLIRVNGNFHALGAFCTHYQAPLAEGVLSGNNIVCPWHNAYFNITTGDQQEPPGLDSLACYQVRIEGENVIVSVPEKASGLRIPAMASYNPNVDSRTFVILGAGAAGAHAAETLRTAGYQGRILMITREDQLPYDRTVLSKDYFNGDVPKEQVPLRPPEFYKQHDIEVWLNKQATSVDSKAKKITFEDGETLSYDALLLATGGKPKQLDVEGADLENVFTLRSFADSDRIIASAQQAKQAVVIGSSFIGMETASGLTQLGVKVTVISPDSLPFKKILGEEIGQLFKQVHQENGVSFQFGRKVTQLIGNGKVEAVILDNNQRLEADIVVVGIGVQPVTQILSGVDLHPKDKSILVDEYLRAADQLYAAGDIARFPGDRTGEKIRVEHWRIAAQQGRIAAYNMLGKAIKFKTVPVFWTMQFDFPLRYVGHAEEWDEIIIDGDLQKREFIVFYIKDNQVLAAATSQRDTETAAITELMRLNKMPNPELLRQGNFDLIKHLHP; encoded by the coding sequence TTGAAGTTTGCAGCTTACTGTGGAATCTGTATTTTACTATCGGCGATCGCAGTCAAAGGTATCTTAACTATGCAGCAAATTGAAGCAGTCGTCGCCAAAGTTAATGATTTGCAGGATGGGGAAAAGCGACAGGTTTCTGTAGGTGACACGGACGTACTGCTAATCCGCGTTAATGGAAATTTTCACGCTTTAGGAGCATTTTGCACGCACTACCAAGCACCTTTAGCAGAAGGTGTCTTAAGTGGCAATAACATCGTTTGCCCCTGGCATAATGCTTATTTTAATATCACCACAGGCGACCAACAAGAGCCACCTGGGTTAGATTCTTTAGCTTGTTATCAAGTGAGAATCGAAGGCGAAAATGTCATTGTCAGCGTACCAGAAAAAGCATCTGGATTGAGAATCCCTGCAATGGCATCATACAATCCCAATGTCGATTCACGCACATTTGTGATTTTAGGAGCGGGTGCAGCTGGTGCCCATGCAGCAGAAACCTTGAGAACTGCTGGTTATCAAGGACGCATCCTCATGATTACTCGTGAAGATCAACTTCCTTACGATCGCACTGTATTAAGCAAAGATTATTTTAACGGTGATGTTCCCAAAGAACAAGTACCACTGAGACCACCAGAGTTTTACAAACAGCACGACATCGAGGTTTGGTTAAATAAACAAGCCACGAGCGTTGATTCAAAAGCAAAAAAAATCACCTTTGAAGATGGTGAAACCCTCAGTTATGATGCCTTGCTGTTAGCTACAGGTGGAAAACCAAAACAGCTAGATGTTGAAGGCGCAGATTTAGAAAACGTCTTTACCTTACGCAGCTTTGCAGATAGCGATCGCATAATAGCATCTGCCCAACAAGCCAAGCAAGCTGTAGTCATCGGCTCAAGTTTTATTGGTATGGAAACTGCCTCTGGTCTTACCCAACTAGGTGTAAAAGTAACAGTAATCTCACCAGATTCTCTACCCTTTAAAAAAATATTAGGCGAAGAAATCGGACAGTTATTTAAACAAGTTCATCAAGAAAATGGTGTCAGCTTTCAATTTGGCAGAAAAGTCACTCAATTAATCGGAAACGGCAAAGTTGAAGCCGTAATTTTAGATAATAACCAACGCCTTGAAGCTGATATAGTTGTCGTAGGTATAGGCGTACAACCTGTAACTCAAATTCTCTCTGGTGTAGACTTGCACCCCAAAGACAAAAGTATATTAGTAGATGAATATCTTCGCGCTGCCGATCAATTATACGCAGCAGGTGACATTGCCCGCTTTCCTGGCGATCGCACAGGTGAGAAAATTCGCGTAGAACACTGGCGAATTGCCGCCCAACAAGGACGCATTGCCGCTTACAATATGCTAGGAAAAGCAATCAAATTCAAAACAGTACCTGTTTTTTGGACAATGCAATTTGACTTTCCCCTACGCTATGTCGGACATGCCGAAGAATGGGATGAAATTATTATCGATGGCGACTTACAAAAACGCGAATTTATCGTATTCTACATCAAAGACAACCAAGTATTAGCAGCAGCCACCAGCCAGCGCGACACCGAAACCGCAGCCATTACCGAACTAATGCGCTTGAACAAAATGCCAAATCCCGAACTTTTACGTCAAGGAAACTTTGATTTAATTAAACATTTACATCCATAA
- a CDS encoding Dam family site-specific DNA-(adenine-N6)-methyltransferase, producing the protein MASLPHPIQYQGSKRNLASEILRFLPNKVERLVEPFAGTAAISIAASARHIYQIFWINDLNKPLVELLKLIVEKPNEIADSYTHIWYEQQSNVEHYYQVREKFNTTNDPSLFLYLLARCVKGAVRYNSVGLFNQSPDKRRKGTQPEKMRKNIEGVSRLLKGKCIFTSWDYRDVLAEVRKNDFIYIDPPYQGVCGNRNSRYYSGIKFNDFVLAIEELNRKQIAFAVSYDGKRGNKIFGNELPTALSLKKIEIEVGRSSQATLLGKEEVTVESLYLSPTMVNSYVENLESFSTHNLNSLVF; encoded by the coding sequence ATGGCTAGTCTCCCGCATCCAATTCAGTATCAAGGAAGTAAGAGAAATCTTGCTTCAGAAATTCTTAGATTTCTACCTAATAAAGTCGAAAGGTTAGTTGAGCCATTTGCAGGAACTGCCGCAATTAGTATTGCAGCTTCTGCAAGACACATTTATCAAATTTTTTGGATTAACGATTTAAATAAGCCGCTGGTTGAGCTACTAAAGTTGATAGTGGAGAAACCAAACGAAATAGCAGATTCATACACACATATATGGTATGAACAGCAAAGTAATGTAGAGCATTATTATCAAGTAAGAGAAAAGTTTAATACCACTAACGATCCGAGTCTCTTTCTCTACTTGCTAGCTCGATGTGTAAAAGGAGCAGTTCGGTATAATTCTGTTGGACTCTTTAATCAAAGCCCAGACAAAAGACGAAAAGGAACTCAACCTGAAAAGATGCGAAAAAATATAGAAGGAGTTTCTAGACTTCTCAAGGGCAAATGTATATTTACAAGCTGGGATTATAGAGATGTTTTAGCTGAAGTACGAAAGAATGATTTTATCTATATAGATCCTCCCTATCAAGGTGTATGTGGCAATAGAAATTCGAGATATTATTCTGGAATCAAATTTAATGATTTTGTTTTGGCTATCGAAGAGCTAAATCGAAAGCAAATTGCGTTTGCAGTTAGTTATGATGGCAAACGAGGAAACAAAATTTTTGGTAATGAATTACCGACAGCATTGAGTCTTAAGAAGATTGAAATCGAAGTAGGACGTTCCTCTCAAGCAACACTTTTAGGTAAAGAAGAAGTAACGGTAGAGTCTTTGTACTTATCACCAACTATGGTAAATAGTTATGTCGAAAACTTAGAAAGTTTCTCAACACACAACCTAAACAGCTTAGTTTTTTAG
- a CDS encoding MFS transporter has translation MNKNPIQLTIQKPTFLSPWLYVPTLYFAAGLPYVIVNNVSVIFYKNLGIDNTQIAFWTSFLYLPWVIKMFWGPLVDLYSTKRNWILYTQLTMGCCLAGLAFSLQSANFFFISLFALTIIAFVSATHDIAADGFYLLALSEEKQAFFVGIRSVFYRLAAIFSSGVLVFWAGKLQISLVNVAFSWSLAIALTALIFVAIFIFHQFALPNPEISNSVTLKNKSYTQIIKAYFTQEKIWVIVAFIVLYRFGEAMLVKITPPFLLDETQVGGLGLSTSVVGLTYGTFGSIALIVGGIIGGILIERYGIKKCLLPMALALNLPNIFYVYMAYTQPQIQLVYLLISVEQFGYGIGTAAYSVYLMYLAKNEYKTSHFAISTGLMALGMMLPGFISGYLQQWMGYQLFFIVVVLLTIPGMLTLFFIPLTDEVDISQ, from the coding sequence ATGAACAAAAACCCCATTCAATTAACCATACAAAAACCAACCTTTCTTTCCCCTTGGCTTTATGTCCCCACCCTATACTTTGCCGCAGGTTTACCCTACGTTATAGTTAACAACGTTTCCGTTATATTCTACAAAAACCTCGGCATAGACAACACTCAAATAGCCTTTTGGACAAGCTTTCTTTACCTACCTTGGGTAATCAAAATGTTTTGGGGACCATTAGTTGACCTTTACTCAACTAAAAGAAACTGGATTCTCTACACACAATTAACAATGGGGTGCTGTTTAGCAGGTTTAGCCTTCTCCTTACAATCAGCAAACTTCTTTTTTATCTCATTATTTGCTTTAACTATAATCGCCTTTGTTTCTGCTACCCATGATATCGCCGCCGATGGATTTTATCTACTTGCCTTATCTGAAGAAAAGCAAGCTTTTTTTGTGGGAATTCGTTCTGTATTTTACAGGCTTGCGGCAATTTTTAGCTCAGGTGTTTTAGTATTTTGGGCAGGAAAGTTACAAATATCCCTTGTGAATGTTGCTTTCAGTTGGAGTTTAGCGATCGCTCTCACAGCTTTGATATTTGTGGCTATTTTCATTTTCCACCAATTCGCCTTACCAAATCCGGAAATTAGCAACTCTGTAACTCTCAAAAATAAATCTTACACACAAATCATCAAAGCATACTTTACCCAAGAAAAAATCTGGGTAATTGTCGCCTTCATTGTATTATATCGATTTGGCGAAGCGATGCTAGTCAAAATCACGCCACCCTTCTTATTAGATGAAACACAAGTTGGCGGATTAGGTCTTTCAACATCTGTTGTCGGCTTGACATATGGTACATTCGGTTCCATCGCCTTAATTGTCGGTGGAATTATTGGGGGAATTTTAATTGAACGCTATGGTATTAAAAAATGCCTTTTGCCGATGGCTTTAGCTTTAAATTTACCCAATATATTTTACGTTTATATGGCTTACACGCAGCCGCAAATACAATTAGTTTATCTTTTAATTAGCGTAGAACAATTTGGTTATGGCATCGGTACGGCTGCATATAGCGTGTATTTGATGTATTTGGCAAAGAATGAATACAAAACTTCGCACTTTGCTATTTCTACCGGATTGATGGCTTTAGGAATGATGTTACCCGGATTTATCAGCGGTTATCTTCAGCAATGGATGGGATATCAATTGTTTTTTATCGTTGTCGTTTTGCTGACAATTCCGGGAATGTTGACGCTATTTTTTATTCCTTTAACTGATGAAGTTGATATTTCGCAGTAA
- a CDS encoding acyl-CoA dehydrogenase family protein: protein MKKCYIKEAAITTQLSKDVILTEWYDSCIAEALKRATEIADYCALNASAIDYNGAFPQKEFELIANSGLLAAPLRRGLGGWGAGIDSSVTQQLLMLLKQIGRGNLAVGRVYEGHINALQLIQTFGTKEQIATYASEARDRQKIFGVWNAEAADGVKIIPLEDGKYRLEGCKTFCSGSGYVERPFVNGVLPDGTWQMCIVPMDEVATVSDPSWWQPAGMRATASYKVDFSGVELQQNALIGEPGDYYRQPWLSVGVVRFAAVQLGGAEALFDLTREYLQNLNYTNDPYQRERLGRMAIAIETGNLWLRSAADMVAAYAPVFGGYPTVDNPQASQLVAYANMVRTVIEQICIDVMQMCERSVGTRGLLPPNPMERIIRDLTLYLRQPAFDAALSSVGQYVLAESNPAHSLWFNE, encoded by the coding sequence ATGAAGAAATGTTATATCAAGGAGGCGGCTATTACTACTCAACTATCTAAGGATGTCATCCTTACAGAATGGTACGATTCCTGCATTGCGGAAGCCCTTAAGCGTGCTACGGAAATTGCTGATTATTGTGCGCTAAACGCTAGCGCGATTGATTATAATGGCGCTTTCCCTCAAAAGGAGTTTGAGTTAATTGCGAATAGTGGCTTGTTAGCTGCACCTTTGCGCCGAGGTTTAGGCGGATGGGGTGCGGGAATTGATTCGAGTGTGACTCAACAACTGCTAATGTTATTAAAGCAGATAGGGCGTGGTAATTTGGCGGTTGGGCGAGTTTATGAGGGACATATCAATGCGCTGCAACTGATTCAAACTTTTGGTACTAAAGAGCAAATTGCAACTTATGCAAGTGAAGCACGCGATCGCCAGAAAATATTTGGCGTTTGGAATGCAGAGGCTGCTGATGGTGTTAAAATTATTCCCCTAGAGGATGGTAAATATCGCCTCGAAGGTTGTAAAACCTTTTGTTCTGGCTCTGGTTACGTTGAGCGTCCCTTTGTGAATGGAGTGTTACCCGATGGCACTTGGCAAATGTGCATTGTCCCAATGGATGAAGTAGCAACGGTAAGCGATCCATCTTGGTGGCAACCTGCGGGAATGCGAGCAACTGCTAGCTATAAAGTAGATTTTAGCGGCGTTGAGTTGCAGCAAAATGCTTTAATCGGTGAACCTGGAGACTATTATAGACAGCCTTGGTTATCTGTGGGAGTCGTTCGGTTTGCAGCGGTGCAATTGGGTGGTGCAGAAGCTTTATTTGATTTAACTCGCGAGTATCTGCAAAATCTCAATTATACTAACGATCCATACCAAAGAGAACGACTGGGTAGAATGGCGATCGCGATTGAAACTGGTAATCTCTGGTTGCGTTCTGCTGCGGATATGGTAGCAGCATATGCACCTGTGTTTGGAGGTTATCCGACGGTTGACAACCCGCAAGCTAGTCAACTCGTCGCTTATGCAAATATGGTGCGGACAGTAATTGAACAAATTTGCATCGATGTCATGCAAATGTGCGAACGTTCTGTTGGTACTCGCGGTTTGTTACCACCAAATCCAATGGAACGCATCATCAGAGATTTAACGCTGTATCTGCGTCAACCCGCTTTTGATGCAGCACTCTCGAGTGTAGGACAGTATGTGTTAGCTGAAAGTAATCCGGCTCATTCACTTTGGTTTAATGAATAA